The Maniola jurtina chromosome 25, ilManJurt1.1, whole genome shotgun sequence genomic sequence CACCAACGCTGATAGGGTTTacaaactgtcggttataaataattgatattgATATCTTTacccaaagagtatgtaatcactacgtctttaccaagtaaagactttgtggTTGACCTAACtccaaacatacacaaacagacacaaaaaatttaaaaactcagtgtgattcagttatggtatcgttcaaataaccatatgagcttaatatgaggtagttatttcgaaattacagacagacactccaattttatttattagtatagataagtatagaTTAGTCACTTATAAAATTACATCTACGAAATAAAACAAGCAATTTCAATTGAAGTAAATTTATTCACCGATCAAGCTTTCAAATAACTGACAGTAAATCCGTTTGTATAACGAAAGCACTCGGGCACTTTGAGAGACATTTGCTCCAAATGGTGAAGGCCTTGGCTAAACATGCTCTTTGATATATCGCTACTGACCGCGCCGGGGTCCGCCAGCCAAGTCTCAACTTCGTCGTTAAGTTCCAACTCAATTTTGTACAGGATTTTGGTCAAAAAACTGGATTTCAATACAACTCGTTGggagtttattttttgttcgtTTCTCAAGACTTGCAACTCTTTATCCATCACCCATATCAGTAGATTTTGCTTCTCCGTCACCGACGTGGTACATTCTAGAACGATCTTACACATCATCGTATACTGCAGTCCAACGTTGAATTCACGAGTCAAACTTTCTACTGTGTAAATGAAATCATCGATTGTAACATTTTGAGTGGGTTCCTCGTGTGAAAAGATATGTTTTACATTGGAATCGTGATGTATTTTAACATCCGAATTGTATAATTTAACCgtattcttatttttaactcCTAACCACGCTAGACACCTGTTGCAATGATACACTGTTCGCTTACAATTAAACTTATTCACTTTATCCGATAAAATTGTATTATTGACAACGAAAAACGTCAATCTGTATAAAAAATCTAATGTATTGGGTTGTAGGACATCATCTTGCGGAGTAGACGTGCTACCGTGGGAATGGCCGTGACAGAACCATTCCGACATATCCAAATTTGCTGTCGGCAATTCCAGGATTCGGTCAAACTTGACAAACCCATCCGATATAACATTTGAACAATTGGCACATACAATTTTTATATCGTCTTTCGAGTCAAAATTTATACGCAATTTATCAACTTTAATTTCTTTAGTCAAGTCATTTGTGGAAATGATTTCGGAATAAAAGTTGCCGCCATTCTTTGGTTGGGTTAAGATCCTGAATGATACAGTGTTTTTCTCAATTTTAAGACATGACATGGAATTTGGTATTATAAAACAGAATTCTTGGATAGGAATAACGCATGTGACATCGGATTCGTCATCGGAATAATCAGAAAGACTTTCTATGGACGACAAACTATCGTATCTTTTCAATTCGTTGTCATAATAATTGAGTATTATACAATTGGATTGTATATTGATTTTTAGATTGCAATCCTTTTGAAAATCTACATTAGTTGTGATGTAGACGTTGCAACTCCGCAATCTGGAACGGAGCTCCATGAAAACACTTTTTACAAGCATTTTTACTTTCCAAAATGTACTAATTTGCTAGTTCTTGCTATCTTTTTAAATTTACTGAACGATATTTCGTTTTCTATTGATTTTCTTAAAGTATTTTGGACTAAATCAACTATTTAGATCCCAAGTAACAATATAGGACCCAAGTAATATAGTTTATCTATCAAAATGAGCAATAATGGACCAATTAACAACTTATTAGATCAAAATGATATAATTGATCTTTCCAAATCAATGATATTGGACCAAATTAAGTACCTGTGTTTGGACCAAAGTGATGTACTTAATTTATCTTTCCAAATCGACAATAATTGGACCGATTAATGTTAATGTAACTATCACTTATTTATCAATCAATTGTATATCCTTGATTCTCTTGATATAACCATTTGTTTCGTAAACATTAAAAAGGGTATCCATCTCACGGATGGTGAAAGGTAACGTAGCTTGTTGATAGTAACTGCTCATCATTTCAATGTTATCAATGACGGTGTCAAGAAGGTGGGACTTCTCTGCATGTATGCCGGGGGCCTCGTGCTTCAAGTACGTGAAGTGCACGTGCAAGTGGTAGAAAGAGGGTCGGTAGTGGAGGTAGACCCTTAACTGACTGCCCAGGACTTTATACTTGTCGAGGATTGCTTTCTGAAAAGATGGAAAAATTGcaattagtttataataattattgaagtgaagtttttttttactcagatacaatcccttgactacaatctcacttggtggtaagtgatgatgcagtctaagatgggagcggcctaacctggaaggggtatggcagtttttaataaacctatacACTCCTTTGGTTCTCCACGGCATCGTAGCAGATCGCttaattgcttggcggcacgactttgccggtagggtggtaactagccacggccgaagcctcccaccagaccagaccagaaatttagtaattataaaattccaaacccctgccgtgAATGGAACCTGGGacttcccacttataagactaAGCTGAAAAAGGAAATACAGAACCGTTATAAGATCACTtgattgtctgtctgcctgtctgtcaagaaaacctttagtaAATAgtactttctgttgacctagaatcatgaaattttattCATAACACTTTTTGAGACCTTCAGtctgcgaatctgactcgcacaaaagcaaaaaaactGCTATTTTATAGTTTGTTCAGCAGTGTAATTTGGTTCGCCAAAAGCACAGCCTCACCTTTCCCTCGTCACGGACCCTCTTCAGCAACGGCAGATGTGCCTCACGCAAGTCCCTCAGTGACTTGAGGCCTCTCTGTCGCACGATAGCCAGCAGGTACAGGGTCTCCTTGGTCAGCCCGTCCCACTTGAGGTCCGGCAGCAGCACAAACCCTTCCTTGTCGCACTTGTTGTCATACACCACTCTGTCCTGCTCACTCTTGCCTTCCAATATGTTGTATACCCACTAGAACAAATAAAAGGATTCTGTTTCATTTTGTTGAAACCAAAACCAGCCTAAGGGATATTTGAGCATTTTTTAAGTGTATTATAATATGGCTGATTAGGTTGTAGGTACACAATAttatctaaactaaaatgacagatctaaatgtattgatatccctttcataatgctccccacagaaaaggatagcactagatttataTCTGTCAACTTAGTTCCcaaattgtgtacaacagaattagccacataaatatttttaagataatgatgatgatgaatgatcacccattgctggcccactactgagcacaggtctcttgaGAGAAGGGAAGGGTTTAcccgtagtccaccacgctagcaaagtgtagattggcagaaCATTATGGAATACTTTCAGGCatggtttcttcacgatgttttcattcacctaagcaagttatatttaattgcttaactcACATAACTTGACACCTGAAAGGCCCGCAATGCATTGGCAGTTCTTCTGGTAcctactgcaaatgttcatgggtgggggtaatcacttagcatcaggtgacctgcatgcttgtttgctcgctatttctGTTCTGTAAGTAAGAGATACCTGTCCAGAATTGGTCCATCAACCCTCGAATAGGAGGTGGATGTCTTACACACTTGGCTATCATGGCTTTGAAGCTTTAACATTATGGATGATGGAATATAGATAATGAAGAAGCATTACCTGTAAATTGAACTGCTCTTTCTCAAGATGTGGTAAAGTGAACTTGTGGTACAGCTCTGGAGTCTCTAGTATGATGTGTGTCTCTTGCTGGCTGTACTTTGCTATGTGCTGGTCTGTCGCTGGGTAGATTACTGTTGTTTTTACACCTGTAAttacagaatagaatagaaaagatttttattcaaataaacttttacaagtgcttctgaatcatcaaataatttaccactggttcagaatgccgttcctaccgagaagaaccagcaagaaactcggcggttgctcttttcaattgttcaatttacaataacattccatactatacaaccCTGTGCATTGCtagagcgagtcaaatccatgttttttatcatttacataatcttcaattgtgtaatatgcttttgccaggagcatacttctAACTTACTTTTACAGAGAATATTTACATAGATATACATGCCACTAAACACTTTCTAACCAACAGAGTTGTTCATatatggaataaattgcccaaggatgtgGCTATGTCAAGCTCTATTAACCAGTTCGACATTAACAACAtcaatttttaataactacacCAGAAAATTCATCATAATTAGCTGTAATAACTTGAGCCATTTATGATTTAGAAAGGCAAATGTAATTAACATTGATATACATAACATTGATAACTACAAATACAGTCTTGTGTGAAATAGAACTAGCTAACATTTTGACTACCATAATAGCTTTGTATGAAATGTAACAAGAAAGTTATTCCTATGCATAAAGTATTGTTTTGTAAGTAACTGGATCTTATATGAACCCTACTTACCTAAAAGATTTCACATTTACACACAAAGAAAGCATTCACGAGTTAATTTTATCTACTCTTTATCTTTATTGTGCTAGCATATTGTTATCAATGCAACTTTTTATGCTAATTAGCGTTTACATTACGTCTGATTATTTTGGGAATTTCCCGATAACTTTGACGTAGCTCGCAGGAATATGACACAAAGGGACTAACAATAAACATATTACTCACGTTTGTTACGAAAATAACAAGGTGGGTTACCAAATAATCGCAAGTAGCCTTTTGGAGAACCTTGAAATTTGAAAGTGGaaaatatgcaaaatttcaattcCCACTCACCATTTATACTAGAACTTGGAAAACACACGTAGTTCCCATAAATATCGTTCTGGAAGAACGTACGGAACTCACTGTCTTCCGAAAAATATCCCTTCTCGGTTAGTTCTTCCTCTTTGAAAGCATTTTTCTCCAAAATCACCAATGCCACACCACTTTTGTCTTTGAAATTCCCAAGGACACAAACAATTTTCCTGTTTGTATTGTTGTTTAGTATTTTACTCGGAATAAAGTGTTTTAATTCCAACTGCGATTCTTTTACACCGTTCTCATTTTGCTCGTCTTTTTTAAGTTTCTTTGCGCAAGGCGGTTCAATAACGTCGCTTTGGCAGCTCCCGTCGGACATTTTGTGACGGTGTTGCCGTTCGCCAAAATGCAATAGAATGTGAAAAGTTGTCATTTAACACTTGCAGCCATCGATTGTCGTCCATCAACAACATTGTTAAACCAAGAAAAACTGGTCAttcgtgcaagtcggactcgcatgtAATTGTAAACGAAGATTTGGACCttgtctgtgtcggtgttagctggcgggcgtgctctgcctttttggagtgttttttttgttaaaa encodes the following:
- the LOC123878173 gene encoding uncharacterized protein LOC123878173, giving the protein MLVKSVFMELRSRLRSCNVYITTNVDFQKDCNLKINIQSNCIILNYYDNELKRYDSLSSIESLSDYSDDESDVTCVIPIQEFCFIIPNSMSCLKIEKNTVSFRILTQPKNGGNFYSEIISTNDLTKEIKVDKLRINFDSKDDIKIVCANCSNVISDGFVKFDRILELPTANLDMSEWFCHGHSHGSTSTPQDDVLQPNTLDFLYRLTFFVVNNTILSDKVNKFNCKRTVYHCNRCLAWLGVKNKNTVKLYNSDVKIHHDSNVKHIFSHEEPTQNVTIDDFIYTVESLTREFNVGLQYTMMCKIVLECTTSVTEKQNLLIWVMDKELQVLRNEQKINSQRVVLKSSFLTKILYKIELELNDEVETWLADPGAVSSDISKSMFSQGLHHLEQMSLKVPECFRYTNGFTVSYLKA
- the LOC123878174 gene encoding m7GpppX diphosphatase — encoded protein: MSDGSCQSDVIEPPCAKKLKKDEQNENGVKESQLELKHFIPSKILNNNTNRKIVCVLGNFKDKSGVALVILEKNAFKEEELTEKGYFSEDSEFRTFFQNDIYGNYVCFPSSSINGVKTTVIYPATDQHIAKYSQQETHIILETPELYHKFTLPHLEKEQFNLQWVYNILEGKSEQDRVVYDNKCDKEGFVLLPDLKWDGLTKETLYLLAIVRQRGLKSLRDLREAHLPLLKRVRDEGKKAILDKYKVLGSQLRVYLHYRPSFYHLHVHFTYLKHEAPGIHAEKSHLLDTVIDNIEMMSSYYQQATLPFTIREMDTLFNVYETNGYIKRIKDIQLIDK